A genomic region of Janthinobacterium lividum contains the following coding sequences:
- a CDS encoding IgA Peptidase M64, protein MQQTPIRSFLCALALAAGIVPAAQADNAPLPATMRLDYQHSGNALGEHYAVERVLVEPLPWPGNLARPIDDSNRGNNLLEVVDVKSGKVLYSRGFSTIFGEWASTDEAKTTTRAFQESVRFPQPEHPVRVRILKRDERGLFSIVWSTDVDPAAQDVIRKQPPAPVKPIPIRISGPSSGKVDLLIMGDGYTAAEMGKFEAAARKLAEHLFTVSPFRERANDFNVWAMAAPTQESGVSRPSTGVHHASPLGTRYDIFGSERYVLTTDNRALRDLAQFAPYEFIEILVNNDTYGGGGIFGQFSTAAANNDWANYLFVHEFGHHFAGLADEYYTSPVAYQSNGERQEPWEPNATALRDPARLKWKNHVKAGTPLPTPWPKEAYDSHAREYQKQRAALRAANRPESEMSDLFKADLAYTQQLFSKAPQRHAVGAFEGANYESSGYYRPEMQCIMFDRSETFCSVCQDGISTIIDLYSRPAPAPEK, encoded by the coding sequence ATGCAGCAGACCCCGATTCGATCCTTCCTCTGCGCGCTGGCGCTGGCCGCCGGCATCGTCCCTGCCGCGCAGGCGGACAACGCGCCGCTGCCGGCCACCATGCGCCTCGATTACCAGCACAGCGGCAATGCGCTAGGCGAGCATTATGCGGTCGAGCGCGTGCTGGTCGAGCCCCTGCCATGGCCGGGCAACCTGGCGCGTCCCATCGATGACAGCAACCGCGGCAACAATCTGCTGGAAGTGGTCGACGTCAAGTCGGGCAAGGTGCTGTACTCGCGCGGTTTTTCCACCATCTTCGGCGAATGGGCCAGCACCGATGAAGCGAAAACCACCACGCGCGCCTTCCAGGAATCCGTGCGCTTCCCGCAGCCCGAGCACCCCGTGCGCGTGCGCATCCTCAAGCGCGACGAGCGCGGCCTGTTTTCCATCGTGTGGAGCACCGATGTCGACCCGGCGGCGCAGGACGTGATCCGCAAGCAGCCGCCAGCGCCCGTCAAGCCTATCCCGATCCGCATCAGTGGCCCCTCGTCCGGCAAGGTTGACCTGCTGATCATGGGCGATGGCTATACGGCCGCCGAAATGGGCAAGTTCGAAGCGGCGGCGCGCAAATTGGCCGAGCACCTGTTTACCGTCTCGCCATTCCGCGAGCGGGCCAATGACTTCAATGTGTGGGCCATGGCCGCGCCGACGCAGGAATCGGGCGTGTCGCGTCCATCGACGGGCGTGCATCACGCCTCGCCGCTGGGCACGCGCTACGACATCTTCGGCAGCGAGCGCTATGTGCTGACGACGGACAACCGCGCGCTGCGCGACCTGGCGCAATTTGCGCCGTATGAATTCATCGAAATCCTCGTGAATAACGATACCTACGGCGGCGGCGGCATCTTTGGCCAGTTCAGCACGGCGGCAGCGAACAACGACTGGGCCAATTACCTGTTCGTGCATGAATTCGGCCACCATTTCGCCGGCCTGGCCGACGAGTACTACACCTCGCCCGTGGCCTACCAGTCGAATGGGGAGCGCCAGGAGCCGTGGGAGCCGAACGCCACCGCGCTGCGCGATCCGGCCAGGCTGAAATGGAAGAACCACGTCAAGGCGGGCACGCCGCTGCCGACGCCCTGGCCGAAGGAAGCGTACGACAGCCATGCGCGCGAATACCAGAAGCAGCGCGCGGCCCTGCGTGCGGCCAACCGTCCTGAAAGCGAGATGAGCGACCTGTTCAAGGCCGACCTGGCGTACACGCAGCAGTTGTTCTCGAAGGCGCCGCAGCGCCATGCGGTGGGCGCTTTCGAGGGCGCGAACTACGAGTCGTCCGGCTACTACCGGCCAGAGATGCAGTGCATCATGTTCGACCGCAGCGAGACGTTCTGCTCCGTATGCCAGGATGGCATCAGCACCATCATCGACCTGTATTCGCGTCCCGCACCGGCGCCGGAAAAATAA
- a CDS encoding TetR/AcrR family transcriptional regulator, protein MRTIDPGKHAARRDAILAAARSCFARKGFHQTSTAAICAQAGMSPGNLFHYFPTKQAIIAAIVDQEGSETAAYFTGVQGSADAYGALLDFMDLVLALAADGDFAGLALDISAEAMRDTDIAARVARNDATLRRGLQTLLEEAAAAGQADAALDAAQTASWIAALIDGIFNRVAVDPQYAPVAQRASLHLLLARFLRPVVA, encoded by the coding sequence ATGCGCACCATCGATCCCGGCAAACACGCGGCCCGCCGCGACGCCATTCTCGCCGCCGCGCGCAGCTGCTTTGCGCGCAAGGGCTTTCACCAGACCAGCACCGCCGCCATCTGCGCGCAAGCGGGCATGAGCCCCGGCAACCTGTTTCATTACTTCCCCACCAAGCAAGCCATCATCGCCGCCATCGTCGACCAGGAAGGCAGCGAGACGGCCGCGTATTTCACCGGCGTGCAGGGCAGCGCCGATGCCTACGGCGCCCTGCTCGATTTCATGGACCTGGTGCTGGCGCTGGCGGCCGATGGCGACTTTGCGGGGCTGGCGCTGGACATTTCCGCCGAGGCGATGCGCGACACGGATATCGCGGCCAGGGTGGCGCGCAACGACGCTACCCTGCGCCGCGGCCTGCAAACCTTGCTGGAAGAGGCGGCCGCAGCGGGCCAGGCCGACGCCGCGCTGGACGCCGCGCAGACGGCCAGCTGGATCGCCGCGCTGATCGACGGCATCTTCAACCGGGTCGCCGTCGATCCCCAATACGCCCCGGTGGCGCAGCGGGCCAGCCTGCACCTGTTATTGGCGCGCTTCCTGCGCCCTGTCGTGGCATGA
- a CDS encoding DUF418 domain-containing protein: MKTSSARIADVDALRGCALFGILVVNIGAFATPWFGLGLTDPAFHGGVDRATHFLVALLFETKFYLLFSFLFGYSFTLQMQAAVRADAPFVPRMLRRQAGLWLIGALHAVFLFHGDILTTYAVLGIVLLALHRYGERRALTLAGILVTVCVAFWAGMAWLQSLQPAGDVADNAVAMAQKAASALAAYHATPAAVVKQHLRELREIWIVLLLVQAPCALAMFLCGLAAGKREMLLHASDYLPLRRRLLWAGALAGLPGAAFYAWTSVYAQSQAWQVAGLAVGLASAPLLAGAYVALALALFERLRDGTLFSLLADTGRMALSNYLLQSAICAMLFLAYGARLMGSVSPLGALALALIIFCAQLPLSRWWLRGHAYGPVEWLLRALTIAAWPCWRR, translated from the coding sequence ATGAAAACTTCGTCCGCGCGCATCGCCGACGTCGACGCCCTGCGCGGCTGCGCCCTGTTCGGTATCCTGGTCGTCAATATCGGCGCCTTCGCCACGCCCTGGTTCGGCCTGGGCTTGACCGATCCCGCCTTTCACGGCGGCGTGGACCGCGCCACGCACTTCCTCGTCGCCCTGCTGTTCGAGACAAAGTTCTACCTGCTGTTTTCCTTCCTGTTCGGCTACAGCTTCACCTTGCAGATGCAGGCGGCGGTACGTGCCGACGCGCCGTTCGTGCCGCGCATGCTGCGCCGGCAAGCGGGCCTGTGGCTGATCGGCGCCCTGCATGCCGTATTCCTGTTTCATGGCGACATACTCACCACCTACGCCGTGCTGGGCATCGTGCTGCTGGCGCTGCACCGCTACGGCGAACGCCGGGCACTCACTCTGGCCGGCATCCTCGTCACCGTCTGCGTGGCATTCTGGGCCGGCATGGCGTGGCTGCAAAGCCTGCAACCGGCGGGCGACGTCGCGGACAACGCCGTGGCGATGGCGCAAAAGGCGGCAAGCGCGCTGGCCGCCTATCACGCCACGCCGGCCGCCGTCGTCAAGCAGCACCTGCGCGAACTGCGTGAAATCTGGATCGTCCTGCTGCTGGTGCAGGCACCGTGCGCGCTGGCCATGTTCCTGTGCGGCCTGGCCGCCGGCAAGCGCGAGATGCTGCTGCATGCCAGCGATTATCTGCCGCTGCGCCGCCGCCTGCTGTGGGCCGGCGCACTGGCGGGACTGCCCGGCGCCGCCTTCTATGCGTGGACCTCCGTGTATGCGCAAAGCCAGGCATGGCAGGTGGCGGGACTGGCCGTGGGCCTGGCAAGCGCGCCGCTGCTGGCTGGCGCTTATGTGGCGCTGGCGCTGGCCCTGTTCGAGCGCCTGCGCGACGGCACGCTGTTTTCCCTGCTGGCCGACACGGGCCGCATGGCCCTGTCGAACTACCTGCTGCAGTCGGCCATCTGCGCCATGCTGTTCCTCGCGTATGGCGCACGGCTGATGGGCAGCGTCTCGCCGCTCGGTGCCCTGGCGCTGGCGCTCATCATCTTTTGCGCGCAGTTGCCGTTAAGCCGCTGGTGGCTGCGCGGCCACGCGTATGGCCCCGTCGAGTGGCTGCTCAGGGCCTTGACGATCGCCGCGTGGCCGTGCTGGCGGCGGTAG
- a CDS encoding cyanophycinase — MKSSASLYHTFRAALLFALALCSVHAVAAPGGSAIGSAPQGTLVIIGGGLRADNAEVWQRIVKLSGGPGARIAVLASAAMNPEKSGESIIKKLNQYGADAFFVPLAVKLPNRDYRKAAEDPAIVTQIKSASGIYFAGGDQGRITQALLRPDGSRTAALEAIWSVYRNGGVIAGSSAGAAIMSTTMFYDAKPVLDMLKMGVTDGREIAPGLGFIGSDVFVDQHLLVRGRFARMIPVMLKKGYHLGLGIDENSAMVVDAMRDVEVIGYSGALLIDLSGAISDRGVKNFNISNAAISYLDRGDKFNLVTRVFTPSPDKADNKLDPNQPDMREPVFTNDILGNNAVLDLMGNLIDNAQQEAIGIAFGNPRDPYPDLGFEFRFSKTVNSVGYSSTEAEAYSVLKLRLDIRPIQLRQPLYRYK, encoded by the coding sequence ATGAAATCATCCGCAAGCCTGTATCACACCTTCCGCGCCGCGCTGCTGTTCGCGCTGGCATTGTGCAGCGTCCATGCCGTGGCGGCGCCGGGCGGCAGTGCCATCGGCAGCGCGCCGCAGGGAACGCTCGTCATCATCGGCGGCGGCCTGCGCGCCGACAATGCCGAAGTCTGGCAGCGCATCGTCAAGTTGTCGGGCGGGCCAGGCGCGCGCATCGCCGTGCTGGCCTCGGCCGCGATGAACCCGGAAAAATCGGGCGAAAGCATCATCAAAAAGCTGAACCAATATGGCGCCGATGCCTTTTTCGTGCCGCTGGCCGTCAAGCTGCCGAACAGGGATTACCGCAAGGCCGCTGAAGACCCGGCCATCGTCACGCAGATCAAGTCAGCCAGCGGCATTTATTTTGCCGGCGGCGACCAGGGACGCATCACGCAAGCCTTGCTGCGCCCGGACGGCAGCCGCACTGCCGCGCTGGAAGCCATCTGGTCGGTCTACCGCAACGGCGGCGTGATCGCCGGTTCCAGCGCCGGCGCCGCCATCATGAGCACCACCATGTTCTACGACGCCAAACCCGTGCTCGACATGCTCAAGATGGGCGTGACGGATGGCCGCGAGATCGCGCCTGGCCTGGGCTTCATCGGCAGCGATGTCTTCGTGGACCAGCATTTGCTGGTGCGCGGCCGTTTCGCCCGCATGATTCCCGTGATGCTGAAAAAAGGCTATCACCTGGGCCTGGGCATCGATGAAAACAGCGCCATGGTGGTCGACGCCATGCGCGACGTGGAAGTGATCGGCTACAGCGGCGCCTTGCTGATCGACCTGTCGGGCGCCATCAGCGACCGTGGCGTGAAAAATTTCAATATCAGCAATGCGGCCATCAGCTACCTGGACCGGGGCGATAAATTCAACCTCGTCACGCGCGTGTTTACGCCGTCGCCGGACAAGGCCGACAACAAGCTCGATCCGAACCAGCCCGACATGCGCGAACCCGTGTTCACCAACGATATCCTCGGCAATAACGCCGTGCTGGACCTGATGGGCAACCTGATCGACAACGCGCAGCAGGAAGCCATCGGCATCGCCTTCGGCAACCCGCGCGATCCGTATCCGGACCTGGGCTTTGAATTCCGCTTCAGTAAAACCGTCAACAGCGTCGGCTACAGCTCGACCGAGGCGGAAGCGTATTCGGTGCTGAAGCTGCGCCTCGATATCCGCCCCATCCAGTTGCGCCAGCCGCTGTACCGCTACAAGTAA
- a CDS encoding TonB-dependent receptor has protein sequence MHMKRQDGGSLPRESVLAQGVRLALGALSVSAALGMLAGGAQAQEQVQDGDAAPKKMQRVEITGSAIKRLESETALPVQIITRAEIEKAGVTTAAELMARVSANVGGLTDGASINIGGDQRGFNSANLRGVGTSSTLVLLNGRRMANFASPGDDAGVDLNNIPAAALQRVEVLLDGASALYGTDAIGGVINFITRKDFQGVELNVYGSRTDEGGAGKRTASITAGTGDLGTDGYNIFAVVDLQKTDRLSSSQRKFIPNLQVPQRLGHLLSSFTSPANIRLSGEQRDYLQEQGFLLNGQPISGRQINPSIPNCSPPANLYLPAGTGGVDACTYDYMGDTELYPKTDKQNLLTRGVLKLNNEHQLYAEVALSRSRSYYVGSSARVIGYLDYSKVPQLANTGLDSIVDEDGNPTARELELRMRLNEAGMRTSQLTSESQRFVVGASGTLAGWDYDVGFNHSVNVVKDRDTHGYVLYDKLLEGIASGDINPFGPSGAKGKALLDSIQVNDEVRHARGTMDALDFKASRALMALGGGDMALAVGGEVRRERTEFRPSALLMSDNINNDAAPEGGVATSDSRMVQAIYSELLLPFTKQWQAQLSGRYDHYQQVGGALSPKIGLTYMPSKQVLLRASAGKGFRAPSMSDLHRPTAYSSTATLPDPVYCASENNDYSVCADNWDTRRYSNDKLKPERSRQFTAGLVLEPSRHWTFSADYWNIKRTDLISEIGDDIILGNLAKYGDLVHRDEDNEIDYIELRKENRGAQKAAGLDITADLHGVQTAWGRFGAHLSGTYVLDSKIQTSPGDVFISNLNKFVTEGVVQRWRHTITLDWDNGPYSASLSNTYSSGYDDQNSAINTDNGSVVKPNRVKAYTLWDMSGAYAVSKQFKLRAGIQNLFNTSPPYSNQAYFFLSGYDPTYTDPRGRRFYASANYSFK, from the coding sequence ATGCACATGAAAAGACAAGACGGCGGCTCCTTGCCACGCGAGTCGGTGCTGGCGCAAGGCGTGCGACTGGCGCTGGGCGCCCTGAGCGTGTCGGCGGCGCTGGGCATGCTAGCCGGCGGCGCGCAGGCACAGGAGCAGGTGCAGGACGGCGACGCCGCACCGAAAAAAATGCAGCGCGTGGAAATCACGGGGTCGGCCATCAAGCGGCTGGAATCGGAGACGGCGCTGCCGGTGCAGATCATCACGCGCGCCGAGATCGAAAAGGCGGGCGTGACGACGGCGGCCGAGCTGATGGCGCGCGTGTCGGCCAACGTGGGAGGCCTGACGGACGGCGCCAGCATCAATATCGGCGGCGACCAGCGCGGCTTCAACAGCGCCAACCTGCGAGGCGTGGGCACGTCATCGACCCTGGTGCTGCTCAACGGCCGGCGCATGGCCAATTTTGCCTCGCCCGGTGACGATGCGGGCGTGGATCTGAATAACATTCCTGCCGCCGCCCTGCAGCGCGTGGAAGTGCTGCTCGATGGCGCCTCGGCCCTGTATGGCACGGACGCCATCGGCGGCGTGATCAATTTCATTACGCGCAAGGATTTCCAGGGCGTGGAGCTGAACGTCTACGGCAGCCGCACCGATGAAGGCGGCGCCGGCAAGCGCACGGCCAGCATCACTGCCGGCACGGGCGACCTGGGCACGGATGGCTACAATATCTTCGCCGTGGTCGACCTGCAAAAAACCGACCGCCTCAGTTCCTCGCAACGCAAGTTCATTCCGAACCTGCAGGTTCCGCAGCGCCTGGGGCATTTGCTGTCGAGTTTTACCAGCCCGGCGAATATCCGCCTGTCGGGGGAGCAGCGCGACTATTTGCAGGAACAGGGCTTCCTGCTCAATGGCCAGCCGATCAGCGGCCGGCAGATCAATCCGTCGATCCCGAACTGTTCGCCGCCGGCCAATCTGTACCTGCCAGCGGGAACGGGCGGCGTCGATGCCTGTACCTACGATTACATGGGCGACACGGAGCTGTATCCGAAGACGGACAAGCAGAACCTGCTCACGCGCGGCGTACTGAAACTGAATAACGAGCACCAGCTGTACGCGGAAGTGGCGCTGAGCCGTTCGCGCAGCTATTACGTGGGCTCGTCGGCGCGCGTGATCGGCTATCTCGATTACAGCAAGGTGCCGCAGCTGGCCAATACCGGCCTCGATAGCATCGTCGACGAAGACGGCAATCCGACTGCGCGCGAACTGGAGCTGCGCATGCGGCTGAACGAGGCGGGCATGCGCACCAGCCAGTTGACCAGCGAGAGCCAGCGCTTCGTGGTGGGCGCCAGCGGCACGCTCGCCGGCTGGGATTACGACGTGGGCTTCAATCACAGCGTCAACGTCGTGAAGGACCGCGACACGCATGGTTATGTCCTGTACGACAAGCTGTTGGAAGGTATCGCCTCCGGCGACATCAACCCGTTTGGCCCATCGGGCGCGAAGGGCAAGGCGCTGCTCGACAGCATTCAGGTCAATGACGAAGTACGGCATGCGCGCGGCACCATGGATGCGCTCGACTTCAAGGCATCGCGCGCGCTGATGGCCCTGGGTGGCGGCGACATGGCGCTGGCCGTGGGCGGCGAAGTGCGCCGCGAGCGCACCGAGTTCCGTCCCTCGGCGTTGCTGATGAGCGACAACATCAATAACGACGCGGCGCCTGAAGGCGGCGTGGCCACCAGCGACAGCCGCATGGTGCAAGCCATCTACAGCGAATTGCTGCTGCCGTTTACCAAACAGTGGCAGGCGCAGTTGTCGGGGCGTTATGACCACTACCAGCAGGTGGGCGGCGCCCTCAGTCCGAAGATCGGGCTGACCTACATGCCCAGCAAGCAGGTGCTGCTGCGCGCTTCGGCCGGCAAGGGCTTCCGCGCACCATCGATGTCCGACCTGCACCGGCCCACTGCCTACAGCAGTACGGCGACGCTGCCGGATCCCGTGTATTGCGCGAGCGAGAACAATGATTACTCCGTCTGCGCCGATAATTGGGATACGCGCCGCTACAGCAACGACAAGCTGAAACCGGAGCGCAGCCGCCAGTTCACGGCCGGTCTGGTGCTTGAGCCGAGTCGGCACTGGACCTTCAGTGCCGACTACTGGAACATCAAGCGCACGGACCTGATCAGCGAAATCGGCGACGACATCATCCTGGGCAACCTGGCCAAGTATGGCGACCTGGTGCACCGCGACGAAGACAATGAAATCGACTACATCGAGCTGCGCAAGGAAAACCGCGGCGCGCAAAAGGCGGCGGGTCTCGACATCACGGCCGACCTGCATGGCGTGCAAACGGCGTGGGGACGTTTCGGCGCCCACCTGAGCGGCACCTACGTGCTCGATTCGAAAATCCAGACCAGCCCCGGCGACGTCTTTATCAGCAACCTCAATAAATTCGTCACGGAAGGCGTGGTGCAGCGCTGGCGCCATACGATCACGCTCGACTGGGACAATGGCCCGTATTCGGCCAGCCTGTCGAACACGTATTCGAGCGGCTACGATGACCAGAACTCGGCCATCAACACGGATAACGGCAGCGTCGTCAAGCCGAATCGGGTCAAGGCGTACACGCTGTGGGACATGTCGGGCGCGTATGCCGTCAGCAAGCAGTTCAAGCTGCGCGCAGGCATACAGAATCTGTTCAATACCAGCCCGCCATATTCGAACCAGGCCTACTTTTTCCTGTCCGGCTATGACCCGACCTACACGGATCCGCGGGGCCGGCGCTTCTATGCGAGCGCCAATTACAGCTTCAAGTAA
- a CDS encoding MurR/RpiR family transcriptional regulator — translation MRASANPARSSPHTPRAGMLASPDAAFAQSPLGQALMHVLAGGSASQRQIADYLLRNQMRVTALGIEELADSCQVSTATISRFARDIGQKNYSAMRGAMAETLQSLLQPVDKLRRTIERRARTTSPITESLEYAAANIAATSDALSPHAMQAVVRRLTRARVVYVMGFGLSANLAGMLVQHLQPFCPHVVEVVGIGGSEVAAGHLVNLTAHDVLVVISFPRYTLDCIGLASFARDRGACIVALTDSPASPLAELADHALYAQSTHPVLPSSASTALAMIEALAVALMVSNKKNVEKAARLSEVIAAYLYGGEHGVQGPRKTASKQRKAVSKSL, via the coding sequence ATGAGAGCATCCGCCAATCCTGCACGCAGCAGTCCCCACACGCCACGGGCTGGCATGCTGGCGTCGCCCGATGCCGCGTTCGCGCAGTCTCCGCTGGGGCAGGCGCTGATGCACGTGCTGGCCGGCGGCTCGGCTTCGCAGCGGCAGATCGCCGACTACCTGCTGCGCAACCAGATGCGGGTGACGGCGCTGGGCATCGAGGAACTGGCCGACAGCTGCCAGGTATCGACGGCCACCATCAGCCGCTTCGCGCGCGACATCGGCCAGAAGAATTATTCGGCCATGCGCGGCGCCATGGCCGAAACCCTGCAATCGCTGTTGCAGCCAGTCGACAAATTGCGCCGCACGATAGAGCGCCGCGCGCGCACCACGTCGCCCATCACGGAAAGCCTGGAATATGCGGCCGCGAATATCGCCGCCACGTCCGATGCCCTGTCGCCGCACGCCATGCAGGCCGTGGTGCGCCGCCTGACGCGCGCCAGGGTGGTGTATGTGATGGGTTTTGGCCTGTCGGCCAACCTGGCAGGCATGCTGGTGCAGCATCTGCAGCCATTTTGCCCGCATGTGGTGGAGGTGGTGGGCATCGGCGGCTCGGAAGTGGCGGCCGGCCATTTGGTCAACCTGACGGCGCACGACGTGCTGGTGGTGATCTCGTTTCCCCGCTACACGCTCGACTGCATCGGCCTGGCCAGCTTCGCGCGCGACCGCGGCGCCTGCATCGTGGCGCTCACGGATTCGCCCGCCTCGCCCCTGGCCGAACTGGCCGATCACGCGCTGTATGCGCAAAGCACACACCCCGTCCTGCCCAGCAGCGCCAGCACGGCGCTGGCCATGATCGAAGCGCTGGCTGTGGCGCTGATGGTGTCGAACAAGAAGAACGTTGAAAAAGCGGCCCGTCTGAGCGAAGTCATCGCCGCCTATCTGTACGGCGGCGAGCATGGCGTGCAGGGACCCCGGAAAACAGCTTCAAAGCAACGCAAGGCAGTCTCAAAGTCATTATAA
- a CDS encoding succinylglutamate desuccinylase/aspartoacylase family protein, translated as MQVQQHPISTAHASVACQLSSFHFGTAAATSRSGKKVYIQAALHADEVPGMLVSQFLRRELLALEAAGKVHGEIILVPAANPIGLAQAIHGAPFGRFDLTTGINFNRAYRHVADELKTTLDGQLGQDAQANVALIREHARAAVAAWRPGTDAETLKKTLLGMAIDADIVLDLHCDNEAALHIYTGTPLAAQIAPLSALLGARAVLLELAAGEEPFDEACSRLWWDLGAHFGGRYPIPAACLSTTVELRGEVEVSYALAERDAAALLRFLAIEGVLEIAGAGDDLPAPQCEPTPLAGVEPILAPHHGVLVYLREMGDVLAAGDAVADLIDPVSGETTTLRCTVAGVFFARSAHRHVLRGMNVGKVAGAVAFRGGSLLSQ; from the coding sequence ATGCAAGTACAACAGCACCCCATCTCCACCGCGCACGCCAGCGTAGCGTGCCAATTGAGCAGCTTTCACTTCGGCACCGCGGCAGCCACCAGCCGCAGCGGCAAGAAGGTCTACATCCAGGCGGCGCTGCATGCGGATGAAGTGCCGGGCATGCTGGTGTCGCAATTTTTGCGCCGCGAACTGCTGGCGCTGGAGGCGGCGGGCAAGGTGCATGGCGAAATTATCCTGGTGCCGGCCGCCAATCCGATCGGCCTGGCGCAAGCCATCCATGGCGCGCCGTTCGGCCGCTTCGACCTGACCACCGGCATCAACTTCAACCGCGCCTACCGCCACGTGGCCGATGAATTGAAAACCACGCTCGATGGCCAGCTGGGACAGGATGCGCAAGCCAACGTGGCGCTGATACGCGAGCATGCGCGCGCGGCCGTCGCCGCCTGGCGGCCGGGCACGGATGCGGAGACCTTGAAGAAAACCCTGCTGGGCATGGCCATCGACGCCGACATCGTGCTCGACCTGCATTGCGATAACGAGGCGGCCCTGCACATTTACACGGGCACGCCGCTGGCGGCGCAGATCGCGCCCCTGTCCGCACTCTTGGGCGCGCGCGCCGTGCTGCTGGAACTGGCGGCTGGCGAAGAGCCGTTCGACGAAGCGTGCAGCCGGTTGTGGTGGGATCTCGGCGCGCACTTCGGCGGACGCTATCCGATTCCCGCCGCCTGCCTGTCGACCACGGTCGAGTTGCGCGGCGAAGTGGAAGTGAGCTACGCCCTGGCAGAGCGCGACGCCGCCGCCCTGCTGCGCTTTCTCGCCATCGAGGGCGTGCTGGAGATAGCCGGCGCCGGCGACGATCTGCCCGCGCCGCAATGCGAACCGACGCCGCTGGCCGGCGTAGAACCGATCCTTGCGCCGCATCATGGCGTGCTGGTGTATCTGCGCGAAATGGGCGACGTGCTGGCCGCCGGCGACGCCGTGGCCGACCTGATCGACCCCGTCAGCGGCGAGACGACAACCTTGCGCTGCACCGTGGCCGGCGTCTTTTTTGCGCGCAGCGCCCACCGCCACGTCCTGCGGGGCATGAACGTCGGCAAGGTCGCCGGCGCCGTCGCCTTCCGCGGCGGCAGCCTGCTGAGCCAATAA
- a CDS encoding YfcC family protein, with protein sequence MRKFKLPNTFVLLCGILAMIALATWLVPGGKFDTQLVNGKQLIIPGTFHYVDNKPQGLAALMMAPIKGFVDASLIIGFVLIVGGAFAVLQKTEAFDSLIKAVAKAHTSSRFVRAAIIPVFFTMFSLGGATFGMNEEAIPFILIFVPLALALGYDTITGVSIPFIGSQVGFSAAFLNPFNVGIAQGIAGVPIFSGIGYRLIVWAIATAVSIVFLMWYAARIKRHPEKSPTYLLDIEKRSEHTLDLNSFAGMTRTHRAVLWIFMATLLTMVVGVVKYDWFIDEIAALFLVMAIVVGLVGRLDMDSLVASFVQGARDMVSVALVIALARGTMILARDAQIIDTMLHALTPLVASSSPIFAAQKMFFMQSVINFFIHSGSGQAALTMPIMAPLADLVGVTRQTAILAFQFGEFTTPMIPTSGITVGVLALARVPWITWAKWMIPLQLIYLVLALLLLIPPCLMHWQ encoded by the coding sequence ATGAGAAAATTCAAGCTCCCCAATACCTTCGTCCTGCTGTGCGGCATCCTGGCCATGATCGCCCTGGCGACATGGCTGGTGCCGGGCGGGAAATTCGATACCCAGCTGGTCAACGGCAAGCAGCTGATCATCCCCGGCACGTTTCACTATGTCGACAACAAGCCTCAGGGACTCGCCGCGCTGATGATGGCGCCCATCAAGGGCTTCGTCGACGCCAGCCTGATCATCGGCTTCGTGCTGATCGTCGGCGGCGCCTTCGCCGTGCTGCAAAAAACGGAAGCCTTCGATTCGCTGATTAAGGCCGTCGCCAAGGCGCATACCAGTTCGCGCTTCGTGCGCGCCGCCATCATCCCCGTCTTCTTCACGATGTTCTCGCTGGGCGGCGCCACCTTCGGCATGAACGAGGAAGCGATTCCCTTCATCCTGATCTTCGTGCCGCTGGCCCTGGCCCTGGGCTATGACACCATCACGGGCGTGTCGATTCCCTTCATCGGCTCGCAAGTGGGATTTTCCGCCGCCTTCCTGAACCCGTTCAACGTCGGCATCGCGCAGGGCATCGCCGGGGTGCCGATCTTTTCCGGCATCGGCTACCGCCTGATCGTGTGGGCCATCGCCACGGCGGTCAGCATCGTGTTCTTGATGTGGTACGCGGCGCGCATCAAGCGCCATCCGGAAAAAAGCCCGACCTACCTGCTCGATATCGAAAAGCGCAGCGAGCACACATTGGACCTGAACAGCTTTGCCGGCATGACGCGCACGCACCGCGCGGTGCTGTGGATTTTCATGGCAACCTTGCTGACGATGGTCGTCGGCGTCGTCAAGTACGACTGGTTCATCGATGAAATCGCCGCCCTGTTCCTGGTGATGGCCATCGTCGTCGGCCTGGTCGGCCGGCTCGACATGGACAGCCTGGTGGCATCGTTCGTGCAGGGCGCGCGCGACATGGTCAGCGTGGCGCTGGTCATCGCGCTGGCGCGCGGCACCATGATCCTGGCGCGCGACGCGCAGATCATCGACACCATGCTGCACGCATTGACGCCCCTGGTGGCGTCGTCGAGTCCCATCTTCGCCGCGCAAAAGATGTTCTTCATGCAGTCTGTGATCAACTTCTTCATCCACTCGGGCAGCGGCCAGGCGGCTCTCACCATGCCCATCATGGCGCCGCTGGCCGACCTGGTGGGCGTGACGCGCCAGACGGCCATCCTGGCCTTCCAGTTCGGCGAATTCACCACGCCGATGATCCCCACTTCCGGCATCACTGTCGGCGTGCTGGCGCTGGCGCGCGTGCCCTGGATTACGTGGGCCAAGTGGATGATTCCGCTGCAGCTGATTTACCTGGTGCTGGCGCTGCTGTTGCTGATTCCGCCCTGCCTGATGCACTGGCAGTAA